A genomic segment from Stegostoma tigrinum isolate sSteTig4 chromosome 1, sSteTig4.hap1, whole genome shotgun sequence encodes:
- the LOC125455826 gene encoding apolipoprotein L6-like yields MTGSVGEAETLSAPPIGMALSGVAQITTQIEMLSYGVIDILVLPQTLLNYRIFQEARETVQKEATVLIVYDEAQRQTPRYDEKLYAGKDYDEPIPEELWIQLKTELEKHNEDCQLFVKQFPDWRDQTREHIKELKEIAASIDEYHRGATIAAVTGTSAAIVGGVLSITGLIASPLTSGTSLGLSAMGAGMSISGTAANFTAGVTESVGQSVKQKRVDEIVNQYNECCKLVSRYLHKICGAIKSWSHNLQAEIMKHKSSEEMSEFLNKTCSAVKCSEGNGEHSVLEEPTVLSLSNATRQVTSASQKTETIQELLSGSLPLLSTIVRVISGLLTALLIATNIYTITKSSIDLTKGSKTEIAKNMQSMAMKMEDELMAYEDIYQFLKFILSVE; encoded by the exons ATGACTGGAagtgtgggagaggcagaaaccctcagcgCACCACCTATAGGAATGGCATTAAGTGGGGTGGCTCAGATAACTACTCAAATCGAAATG CTCTCCTATGGAGTGATTGACATATTGGTCCTTCCTCAAACTCTCCTCAACTACAGAATATTTCAGGAAGCTAGAGAGACTGTACAGAAGGAGGCAACTGTGCTGATTGTCTATGATGAGGCCCAGCGACAGACACCCCGCTATGATGAGAAGCTGTACGCTGGGAAAGACT ATGATGAGCCCATCCCAGAagagctgtg GATACAGCTGAAAActgagctggaaaaacacaatgAGGACTGCCAGCTGTTTGTCAAGCAGTTCCCAGATTGGAGAGATCAGACACGAGAACACAtaaaggaactgaaagaaattgcGGCAAGCATTGATGAGTACCACAGAGGTGCCACCATTGCAGCTGTTACAGGGACTTCAGCAGCAATTGTTGGCGGGGTTCTGTCCATTACAGGGCTGATTGCGAGTCCTTTAACATCAGGTACATCGCTGGGTCTCAGCGCTATGGGAGCGGGTATGAGTATAAGTGGTACTGCCGCCAATTTTACAGCTGGAGTCACCGAGTCTGTTGGACAATCTGTCAAACAGAAGAGAGTGGACGAAATTGTAAATCAATACAATGAATGTTGTAAGCTAGTATCAAGGTATTTACACAAGATTTGCGGTGCTATTAAATCCTGGAGCCATAACCTACAGGCAGAAATCATGAAACACAAGTCTAGTGAAGAAATGTCAGAGTTTCTAAACAAAACCTGCAGTGCAGTGAAGTGCAGCGAGGGAAATGGAGAACATTCGGTTCTTGAGGAGCCAACAGTCCTTTCATTGTCTAACGCAACCAGACAGGTAACATCAGCAAGCCAGAAAACTGAAACCATTCAAGAGCTGCTTTCTGGATCACTTCCCCTATTGTCCACTATTGTCAGAGTTATATCAGGACTTCTTACAGCACTCTTAATAGCGACAAATATCTACACTATAACAAAAAGTTCCATAGATCTCACAAAAGGAAGCAAGACTGAAATTGCAAAAAATATGCAGAGTATGGCTATGAAGATGGAAGATGAGTTAATGGCTTATGAAGACATTTATCAATTTCTGAAATTCATTTTAAGTGTTGAGTAA